From Thalassotalea psychrophila:
TGATGAACCATGAATAATACGCTCGTCGTGTACGGTAACACTGCCACGAGTTACAGGTAAATGCTGTATTTTATCGCCAGTTTCGTTATGAATAACTAACAGATGTGAATCATCACGACTCACCGCATTAGTTTTTCCTATATTATCAATATTGCGATAGGGCTTTGGTACATGTTTGCGTAATTCAGGCTCTTTGTTAGAGCCTGAAATCACTTGTAAACAGCCATTTTCTAATGTCGATGGTGTAATAGCTAATGAAAAAGTTGCTGTCCAAGTGTTGGCGGTTTTAGGCCAATAACCCAAGTCTTGGTGCATAGCAAACTCAGCGCCGCTCTTATTCGGTTTTTTAGCGAGGAATTGCTCGTAATCTAAAAGAGCTTTACCTCGTGTGTATAGCTGATCCGTGATGTTTTGCGCTACACGGTGAAATATGTTGTTAGCTAGCTCTGGGCAATATTTGGAAGGCAGCATGGCATTGACTAACTGAAATTCTTCAATTGGAGTGCCATAAGGTTGAGACATGTCACAAAAATCACGTGCCATACGGTGACTTTCGTTACCTGCGACAAAGTGATCAAACCATTGTTCGATAAACGCTATCTCATCATTGGAAATGACGTCAGGTAACACAACATAACCTTTTTCAGCGTATTGGATAATGTCTTCGTTGGTTAGGCTATATTGTTCGCCGTTTCGTTGGTGAAATGTCATATTAACCTCTTATTGTTACTATAATCATATAAATAAAAAACGCTGAGTTCATTGACTGAGCTCAGCGTATATTTGGTATTAGTAATTAAATAACTCAGTAACTAAAAGCTATAATCAACTTTCACCCCAAAAGTTCGCTCCTTACCCGGATAGGCAAGATCTTTAGCTGGTCCACCAAAAAGTTCACGTTCAGTAGGTGAATATTCAGAATCATAGGTTTCATCGGTACAGTTTTTACACCATGCACGGATTTCAAAACCTTGTGAAAATTCTAAACCAATACTCGCATCCAATAGACCAAGGTCATCTTGATGATCTTGACCATCTATCCACCACTGTCTATCACTTGAGTAGTTATAGTCGATTCGCGTAATTAAATAGCTATCGTTAGATAAAGGCATATTATGCTGAATACCGATATTAGCTGTTTGATGAGCAAAATTAGGTAGTTTTTCTCCCTTGAAGTTTTTGTCAAAAGCTACTTGAGTTTCAGTAGGAATGGGTAAAGCATTTGAAATTCTTGCATTTAGCTGTTCTTCCAAATTGTCACGAATACCTTCATCAAATTTATTGATTTCGGAGTCCATAATACCAAATGCGGCATATAAGGTTAAATCTTCAGTCGCAGCAAATTCAATATTACCTTCTAAGCCCGTAATAGTACTTTCAGGGATGTTGTATAAACTTTGCACAAAGACATTGCCATCAAATTCAAATTGTTGCACGTTTTCATAATCTTGATAAAAAACGGCGGCGCTAGCTCTAATACGATTATCGTACAGGCTTGCTTTAAGACCAAGCTCATAACTATCAAGTATTTCTTCTTTGTAGCTATCAGTTAACAGCGCACCAGAAGCATTAAAACCACCACTTCTAAAACCGCGAGCGTATGTACCATAATAAGTAAACTGATCACTAGGCACATATGCTATTGAAGCTTTTGGCTGCCATGCAGAAAATGTTTCAGATACTTTTGAACCTGATACCGCACAGTTGTCAGGGTCAACAGCTGAGTCACATTCTGCGCCTGCTACTGCCGTTGAACCTACACCTTGTCCATTGGTATCTACTGTTGGACCATCTAGTCGAGTAACTTCTCGTTCATCTTCATCGTATCGAAGCGCTGTGGTTAGTGTTAACTCGTCATTTATTTTATAATCGGTACTAACATAAACCGCCCAAGCCGTGTTGTCTTGTTCATTTTGAGTCGATAAAATCACACCGTTACAGGCGAAGTCACTAATGACTGGTCCACCTTCATAGGCAGGTACACAGTCAAAAGCTTCGCCATTAGCGGTTTCCCAGGTTGCTCTTATACTATCAGCACGTTCGGTTAATAGTACATAAGCACCGGCAACATAACTTAAATCGCCATCAGTATCAGAAACAAAACGTAAATCTTGCGAAAAAGTCTGCACATCATATTGTTGATCACTACCAACAAAATTTCCTGCGTTAGCGTTGCCGCCTAAATTATCGTTAAAAAAGTTATAATCAACTGAGCCAGGCTCAAAGCTGTTAATCATATCTAGAACAGAAGGAGCTGCTTGGAACCATACGTTAGCCGTTCTGCTACCACCTTGGTTTTCACCCGCAACACCATAGCGTTCATTCGTGTCAGTATAATTACTGATAGACGTTAATGTGCCTGATGCAAAATCATGATCAATTTTTAACGTGTTGGTATCAATTGTGCGAATTGCCACTGGATTAGAATTAGAGTTGATCGGCACATTATAAGTTGCATCTTGATCACTTTCTAAGCGAAATATATTTCGATAAAACATTGCTCCAGCGGTAAGATCATTTTGTGCATAGCGATAATCAATGGTGGTATTATCACTTGCTTCCCAAATAAATTGGGCGCGAAAATCATTATTTTCTTGAAAGTCCATCATTGAGTCTTTTTGAACTTTACCGACAACACCGGCATTACTTCGTTCAAGAACACCTTCTAAGTGTTCATTTTCAATAAGGCCATCAAACGATTTATGGTTACCCGCAACACGAAAAAACAGGTCATCGGTAACTGGAACAGCCAAAGAACCCGACACCTCAAATAAACCACCATTACCAACCCCCGTGGTTAACCTACCTTCTAGAGTGTCACCTGGTTTTTTAGAAGTAACGATTAATGCACCACCAATGGCATTACGCCCATAAAGTGCGCCTTGTGGTCCTTTTAGTAATTCAATTTGCTCAACATCAAAAAATGATTGCGACATTTCTGTGGAGCTGCCCACTTGTACACCATCAATAATCATGGCAACCGCTGGCTCTGAATTTCGAACAGAAGTAATACCTCGAACCATAATATAAGTTGAGGTAGGGCTAAGCGATTCAACCATTGATACATTAGGAATACGAGCAGTAACATCGACAGCAGTTGTGATATTGGCTCGACTAATTTCTGCTTCACCTATCGATACAACAGTATCAGGTACTACTTGTAAGTTTTCATTACGACGACGAGCTGTAACTGTTATTCTTTCTAATTCAATGCTCGATTCGCCTTCAACTTTTTCTTCATCTTGCGTTACTGCATTCTGTTCGGTATTGGTTTCTTCAGCAGCATGAACATTAGAGAACATCAGTGCAAATATTGAAGCCAAAAGTGTTTTTTTAGTTTTCATCTCGTATACCCCGTATTGTTATTTAGTCTTTCATGCTAATGTTACCGCTAACATTTAAACTATTTTTTTTTCAATAAGTTTAATTTTCAAGTAGTCACTTAAACTTCTTGAAGTGTCTACAGCTTTTCACTCTCAGATCCCATTCAATAACTCAAAATAGTATTTCTGTTATTTTAATGTTCTCTCTTGCACCATGTTCATCTCTTCTGTTTAGTTGGTATCCGGTTTTCTTTCCTTAAGTGAAAGAAAGCCATAATCTACTTTCTGGTACATTGATGAGCCTATAACTAAGATAAATTAAGCACGGTAATAGATCTTTTACATATTGACTGATTTTTATAACATTTCGCTTGAATTTGAAGGAGAACGATCGCTAAATCGCTAGGTAAATGACGTGTAACCACCTGAATCATAATTGATTTAATTTTTTCACTGTTAATTCATTACCCTCTTACTCTTTAATAATATCATTATATTCGATATTTTCATGAGCAAAACATTGGGAAAACGCTGAGAATTAACGGAACCGATGAATGAAATAATTTAGGCCGTTTCCCTATAAGATAGTAGCTGTTATATTTCAAAATTAAGGAGAAGGCATGTAAGATTTATTGAATATATACATTTATAGGTGTAATAGGTGGTGATGCTAATTATTTTTATTAAGCTTAGTATAATCTAATGGAAGTTAGAATTTTTAAATATACGCTCCAAATAAAACTCAACTTCCAAAACCAATTATCCTTGCACATAACGAATAGTTTATAGATAAAATTTCCACTAATAATTAATTTATATTATTTCTAACTGTAACTGCGTGCTAAACTAAATGATAGCGTTAACAGTATTTATTAATACCAAAACAATTTAAGATTGATAATAGTTAAGGAGTGGTCGTTATTATGTCAGCCTCAAAACGTACGAGAATAAAAGATGTAGCAGAAAAGGCTGGAGTATCGACTATGACTGTATCCCGCGTTCTTAATCAAGATCCAAAAGTAAGTGATGCGAAGCGAGCTTTAGTGATGAAAACTGTCAAGGAGTTGGACTATAGACCTAATGTTGCTGCGCGTAGACTTGCAAGTAAAAAATCTTTCTTTATAGGTTTATTATACTTTGATGATTTAGATACGTCTTACCTTAGTAAATTCATTATACGTGGTTTAAAAGTATGTCGTTCGACGAGTCACCATTTAATTGTCGATGAAGTTGAAGATACAGATAAATCACTTGCTTCTGTTAATGATCTCATTGATGTAACGCAAGTTGATGGGTTAATATTATTACCACCAATTTGTAACGATGCCAAATTGCTTGCGTTACTACAAAAAGCTAATGTTTCTTTTGTTCGAATATCTCCTGATACCCAATTGAACTTATCTCCATATATTTGTATGGATGACTATCAAGCAAGCTTTGAATTAACTGAGATTTTAATTAAGCAAGGCCATACCAAAATTGGCCATATTATTGGTAATCCAAATCAAGGCGTGAGTCGTTTGCGTTATCAAGGCTATTTAGATGCGCTTCGTTCAAATCAAATTAATGTCCCCCCTAGTTACATCGAGCAAGGTTTGTTTACTGTAGAATCAGGTTTAACAGCGGCTAAAAAAATGCTGTCATTAGATGATAAACCTACTGCAATATTTGCTGCTAACGACGCGATGGCGGCGGGAGTTTTATCCGCTGCACATATAAATGGAATTTCTGTACCTGAAGAATTATCTATTGCGGGTTTTGATGATGGCCACCTTGCTGTTTCGGTATCACCAAACCTAACAACGGTAAGACAACCCATTCAGCAAATGGCCGAGCTTGCTATTAATTTGATTATTTCAGGTGAATTTTCAGATCTATCAAAGGCAAATAGTCGAAATTTTCGAAATGTCCTAGATTTTGAAATTGTCGAACGTGAATCTACAAAAATAATTAAATAGTTATCATCTAAGCAATATAAAATTTAGCATGGAATAATCATTATAAACCTAGCTCACACTAGCTTAGCTTCTAAATGATAATTTATTAGAAGCTTCTTCTTTTATATGACGGTGTAGTTTTGTGTATTCTTCTTGTAGCATTTGCCTACTTACACTTACCACGGATAAGGGTTACGCTCTCGGAAGAAACCACCATTGGGCCCATCGGCATCTAAGGTCGCTAGCCATACAGGGGTATCAGCGCCTTGTTCTGGAGATAACGGTGCATCTTCTCCACCTAAAGCAGTTTTCACCCAGCCAGGGGCTGCAGCATTAATTTTGATGTTCGGATAATCAGCTAACTCAAGCGCTAATATTTTAGTCATGCTATTCAATGCTGCCTTTGACATTCGGTAGGCGAGTGTCATGCCCATTTCCATTGTATTAAAACTGGCAAGCTCCGAAGAAATATTTACGATACGACCATACTTTTGCCGTTTCATTATTGGTAAAGCAGCTTGCATTAATGAGAGCGGTCCATAAACATTGGTTGTCATGGTTTGCTCGACAACATCTTTTGCTATCGTTAAACCACTTTGCCATTGATCAATAGCGATCCCGGCATTGTTAATGAGAATATCCAAGCAGCCATAATTTACATCAATATCATCAATTAGGTTTTGGCATTGCTGCTCACTAGTAACATCAAGTAATACACCTTCAACGTTCAGTTCTTGTTGCTTAAGTTCATTAACCGCATGTTTGAGCTTTTCTACATCTCTGCCGGTAATAATGACCCTAATACCCTGTTCGGCTAATTGTTTGGCGATAGCAAATCCAATGCCACCATTTCCACCAGTTACTAACGCCACTTTTACAGCAGTATTGCTATTTGCCATATTTTCCTCATTTATAAAAGTCATTGGTTATTTAAGGCTTTATTTTATTTGTCAGCTATATTACATTATTGTTATATCTTTATAACAAATATTAAAAGCTAAAAAAATGCTTTTCGACAATTAAGGAATAACAATGTCTATCGATTATTATGGCTACCGCAAAAAATTCGCATTATTAGTACCAAGTACCAATACCGCGGTTGAAACTGAATATCATATGATGTGCCCGAAAGGGGTCGTATTGGCAACTCGCGGCTGTGTTATTCCTCCATTTAAAGTGACCAATGAAGAAGAATTTGTTGGTATGGTGAAAGCCATTGGTGATGCTACCGAGCAAGGCTTAATTGACGCCCTAACCTGTTGCCCTGACCATGTGATTTTTGGCTATTCAGCAGAAACATTTTGGGATGGTAAAGAACGTTCTGATCGTGAATTTGCTAAATATAATACTATTGCAAAAGAACAAGGTGACTGTGAAATTACCTTTGGTGCACAAGCTATTATGGATGCATTGAAATGCTACCCTGGCGTTAAAAAAATTGGTGTTGTAACACCTTATATGCCGGTTGGCGATAACATGGTAGTTAAGTTTTTAGCCGATATTGGATATGAAGTAGTACGTATTCAAGGTCACAATTCTCCAGGTCCCGTAGATATTGCCTTTGAAAGCTTTGGCAAAACTCGTCAGCTTATTAAAGAAGTTGATGGTGATGATATTGATCTAATTTTGCAAGCCGGCACTAATTTACATTTTGTAGAATTAGCGGCCCAACTTGAACAAGAGTTAGGCAAGCCAGTATTAGCAATTAATGCCTTAACATTTTGGCATGCACTACGCTCAAATGGTATTCCTGATCGAATTGAAGGTTTTGGTTCATTATTAGCAGAACACATTGCAATTCCAGAGTAATTTATGACACCACAACAACAGTTAAAGCAACTTCTAGCTCGTGCTGGTGTAATTAAAGCACCCGGAGTATTCGATGGCTTATCCGCCCGATTAGTGCAAAGTCAAGGTTTTGAATTGGCCTTTGTTTCTGGTGCTGGCATTGCTTTTTCTCGTTTTGGCGTTGCTGACATTGGCTTGGTATCAATGAGTGAAGTGGCAGCAACCATTTCAGCCATTCGTGAATATAATGACATCCCATTGGCCGTCGATATTGATACGGGCTTTGGTAATGCCGTTAATACTCAGCGTACGGTAAAAGTGCTAGAGCAAGCAGGTGCTACAGCGATGCAAATGGAAGACCAGTTAATGCCAAAACGTTGTGGTCATATGAAAGGAAAACAAGTTGTTCCTGCAGCTGAAATGGTTGGAAAAATTCATGCCTTTGTCGATGCACGAACTAATGATAATACGCTGTTAATTGCGCGTACTGATGCACTAGGCGTTAATGGCTTTGATGATGCTATGGAACGAGCTAGACGTTATGTTGATGCAGGAGCAGATTTACTGTTTATTGAAGCACCAAAAACAGTCGAACAAATGCAAATTATCGGTAAGGAATTTGGCGATAAAATACCTCTCGTACATAACTTAGTGGAAGGCGGTAATAGCCCCATCACTAACAGCGATGATATGGCAGCATTAAATTATAAAATCGCGCTATTTCCTGTTGCTCTACTGCATAGCTTTATTCCTAAAGCTCAGGACATTCTTAAACATATAGAGAAAACTGGCAACACCAACACGTATGAGCAACCTTTGTGGAATTTGAATCAAACCAATGCACTGCTTAAAGCGCAAGATTACTTGGATAAAGCGGAAAAATATAAGTAGGTTTGATTCATTTTACCGAATAGCTGCCGTTCCGACTTACTTCATCAATATCAAATATTTCGAATTAACATTAAGAGTTTTGTTGTTTGTTTAGATCGAAAAAATATAGGCCAGCCTTTATCCTGACAGAAAACTAATCCACTTTATGAGACATTAGATATTTTACTCCTTTGTAGTATTTGCCTATAATTTGATGCGGCATTAGTCCAAAGTAACTTCAATCCACCGTGTGTATTGATAGCGCTAAAGGAACAGGCAGTAAAAGGAGTTGGGTAGATACTTATTGATATCGTAATAAGGCCATTGTATCTACGCCTTGTTTTCTATCTCTGCCTGAAACGAGCATACTGATTAACTTTGGCTTGTGCATCAGCCTTCCACATTCAGCTGTAAATATGGAAAGTCATAATAATAATTTATTTAGGATATTTACTTGTTATGAAACCATCAGATAAAGAACTTGGTATGGATCGACTCATCACCCGCCGGGATATTGTGCTCGGTATGGGCGCGATTGGTGCCGGTATAATGTTACCGTGGTCACTAACAGCTTGTGGAAAGACTGCTAAATCAAAACTATCCTCTGCCCCTCACGCTGATTATCCACCTGCATTAATGGGTATGCGAGGCAATCACGATGGCGCTTTCGACGTCGCCCACGCCCTTGCCAGAGAGGGGCGGTCTGATTGGGGGCCGGTGCAGCAACCGGATTCTGATATCTATGATCTTGTTGTTGTCGGCGGTGGCATTAGTGGTTTGTCGGCGGCGCACTTTTATCGGAAAGAAAAACCGGATGCACGGATTCTGATTCTCGACAATCACGATGACTTTGGTGGCCACGCCAAGCG
This genomic window contains:
- a CDS encoding maleate cis-trans isomerase family protein, whose protein sequence is MSIDYYGYRKKFALLVPSTNTAVETEYHMMCPKGVVLATRGCVIPPFKVTNEEEFVGMVKAIGDATEQGLIDALTCCPDHVIFGYSAETFWDGKERSDREFAKYNTIAKEQGDCEITFGAQAIMDALKCYPGVKKIGVVTPYMPVGDNMVVKFLADIGYEVVRIQGHNSPGPVDIAFESFGKTRQLIKEVDGDDIDLILQAGTNLHFVELAAQLEQELGKPVLAINALTFWHALRSNGIPDRIEGFGSLLAEHIAIPE
- a CDS encoding isocitrate lyase/PEP mutase family protein yields the protein MTPQQQLKQLLARAGVIKAPGVFDGLSARLVQSQGFELAFVSGAGIAFSRFGVADIGLVSMSEVAATISAIREYNDIPLAVDIDTGFGNAVNTQRTVKVLEQAGATAMQMEDQLMPKRCGHMKGKQVVPAAEMVGKIHAFVDARTNDNTLLIARTDALGVNGFDDAMERARRYVDAGADLLFIEAPKTVEQMQIIGKEFGDKIPLVHNLVEGGNSPITNSDDMAALNYKIALFPVALLHSFIPKAQDILKHIEKTGNTNTYEQPLWNLNQTNALLKAQDYLDKAEKYK
- a CDS encoding LacI family DNA-binding transcriptional regulator gives rise to the protein MSASKRTRIKDVAEKAGVSTMTVSRVLNQDPKVSDAKRALVMKTVKELDYRPNVAARRLASKKSFFIGLLYFDDLDTSYLSKFIIRGLKVCRSTSHHLIVDEVEDTDKSLASVNDLIDVTQVDGLILLPPICNDAKLLALLQKANVSFVRISPDTQLNLSPYICMDDYQASFELTEILIKQGHTKIGHIIGNPNQGVSRLRYQGYLDALRSNQINVPPSYIEQGLFTVESGLTAAKKMLSLDDKPTAIFAANDAMAAGVLSAAHINGISVPEELSIAGFDDGHLAVSVSPNLTTVRQPIQQMAELAINLIISGEFSDLSKANSRNFRNVLDFEIVERESTKIIK
- a CDS encoding phytanoyl-CoA dioxygenase family protein, with the translated sequence MTFHQRNGEQYSLTNEDIIQYAEKGYVVLPDVISNDEIAFIEQWFDHFVAGNESHRMARDFCDMSQPYGTPIEEFQLVNAMLPSKYCPELANNIFHRVAQNITDQLYTRGKALLDYEQFLAKKPNKSGAEFAMHQDLGYWPKTANTWTATFSLAITPSTLENGCLQVISGSNKEPELRKHVPKPYRNIDNIGKTNAVSRDDSHLLVIHNETGDKIQHLPVTRGSVTVHDERIIHGSSGNLSDDWRKTYVMAFRDSETIKQERGAGFTHSHNDKVNWNEFIR
- a CDS encoding TonB-dependent receptor gives rise to the protein MKTKKTLLASIFALMFSNVHAAEETNTEQNAVTQDEEKVEGESSIELERITVTARRRNENLQVVPDTVVSIGEAEISRANITTAVDVTARIPNVSMVESLSPTSTYIMVRGITSVRNSEPAVAMIIDGVQVGSSTEMSQSFFDVEQIELLKGPQGALYGRNAIGGALIVTSKKPGDTLEGRLTTGVGNGGLFEVSGSLAVPVTDDLFFRVAGNHKSFDGLIENEHLEGVLERSNAGVVGKVQKDSMMDFQENNDFRAQFIWEASDNTTIDYRYAQNDLTAGAMFYRNIFRLESDQDATYNVPINSNSNPVAIRTIDTNTLKIDHDFASGTLTSISNYTDTNERYGVAGENQGGSRTANVWFQAAPSVLDMINSFEPGSVDYNFFNDNLGGNANAGNFVGSDQQYDVQTFSQDLRFVSDTDGDLSYVAGAYVLLTERADSIRATWETANGEAFDCVPAYEGGPVISDFACNGVILSTQNEQDNTAWAVYVSTDYKINDELTLTTALRYDEDEREVTRLDGPTVDTNGQGVGSTAVAGAECDSAVDPDNCAVSGSKVSETFSAWQPKASIAYVPSDQFTYYGTYARGFRSGGFNASGALLTDSYKEEILDSYELGLKASLYDNRIRASAAVFYQDYENVQQFEFDGNVFVQSLYNIPESTITGLEGNIEFAATEDLTLYAAFGIMDSEINKFDEGIRDNLEEQLNARISNALPIPTETQVAFDKNFKGEKLPNFAHQTANIGIQHNMPLSNDSYLITRIDYNYSSDRQWWIDGQDHQDDLGLLDASIGLEFSQGFEIRAWCKNCTDETYDSEYSPTERELFGGPAKDLAYPGKERTFGVKVDYSF
- a CDS encoding SDR family oxidoreductase, whose translation is MANSNTAVKVALVTGGNGGIGFAIAKQLAEQGIRVIITGRDVEKLKHAVNELKQQELNVEGVLLDVTSEQQCQNLIDDIDVNYGCLDILINNAGIAIDQWQSGLTIAKDVVEQTMTTNVYGPLSLMQAALPIMKRQKYGRIVNISSELASFNTMEMGMTLAYRMSKAALNSMTKILALELADYPNIKINAAAPGWVKTALGGEDAPLSPEQGADTPVWLATLDADGPNGGFFRERNPYPW